A stretch of DNA from Acidobacteriota bacterium:
TCGTAAACGAAGCGGCGCTCAATGCCGCCCGGTTCAACAAGAAGGTCGTCGGGATGAGCGACTTCGAGATCGCCAAGGACAAGGTGATCATGGGTGCCGAACGCAAGAGTATGGTGCTCTCGGATGCCGAGAAGCGGCTGACGGCTTTTCATGAAGCCGGGCATACGCTCGTCGGCCTCAAGGTGCCTTCGGCCGATCCGGTCCATAAGGTAACGATCATTCCGCGCGGAATGGCCCTTGGTGTGACCCAACAGCTTCCGGAAGCTGACCGCCACAGCTATACCCGCGAATACATGATGAGCCAGATCGCGATCCTGATGGGCGGACGGCTTGCCGAAGAGATCTACTTCGGAGCGGACCAAGTAACAACGGGGGCCTCTAACGATATCGAGCGGGCGACCGAGCTTGCCCGGGCAATGGTTTGCGAATATGGAATGTCCGATCTTGGGCCGCTGACCTTCGGTAAGAAGGAAGAGCAGATCTTCCTCGGCCGCGAGATCAACCAGCACCGCGATTACTCTGAGGACACGGCGATCAAGATCGACCAAGAGGTCAAGAAGCTTGTCACTCAGCAGTACGATTATGCTCGCACGATAATTGTCGATAACGCCGACGCGATGGTGCGGCTCTCCGAGGCATTGCTTGAACTCGAAACGCTCGACAGCGTACAGATAAGACGCGTCGTTGCAGGGCTTCCGCTCGAAGGCACAGAACCGGCACCGTCAACCAATGACGACAACGGTTCGCCTGAGGTCGAGGAAAAGGCCGAGCGATTCAAAAAGCCGATCCTGCCGCCGATAACGCCGGCAACGGCATGAGACGTGAAAAAGTGAAAAAGTAGAAAAAGGGGGAAAGTGATAGTGCTTTTCCCCTTTTTCGTGTCTTTTTGCTAGTCCAATCGAAATGCACTGGAAAATCGCACGCAGAACGCTCTCGCTTGAGCGGCCGTTGGTGATGGCGATACTGAATGTGACGCCGGATAGCTTTTCCGACGGCGGCCGATTCGCTTTGCTCGATGACGCGCTTCGGCGGGTTGAAGAGATAGTTGCGGAAGGTGCTGACATCATCGACATCGGCGGCGAATCGACGCGGCCGGGCAGCCAAAGGGTCTCAGCGGAAGACGAATGCGAGCGTGTAATTCCGGTGATCGCGGCGATCGCAAAGCGCTTTGACGTACCGGTCTCGATCGATACTAGCAAGGCCCAGGTCGCACGGGCTGCGACAGAAGCGGGTGCAGAGATCATCAATGACATCGCCGGGTTGCGATGGGATGCCGAGATCGCTGCCGTCGCAGCGGCGAGCGGAGCGGGCCTTGTGCTGATGCACTCTCGCGGCGAGTTTGAGACGATGCACAGCGAGCCGCCGGTTGCGGACGTTATCGAAGAGGTCGCTGCAGGCTTGCGCCGTTCGATAGCTGCGGCAAATGAACGCGGTGTCATGAACGAACAGATCGTGCTCGATATCGGCATCGGCTTTGGCAAGACTCCGCGGCAGAACTTAGAATTGCTCGCCAAACTTGATAAACTGTCGTCCTCGCTTCCGGGTTTTCCGCTGCTTGTCGGCGCTTCGCGAAAGTCTTTCATCGCAAAGACGCTCGGCGATATGCCGCCCGAAGCGCGGCTTCCGGCAAGCCTTGCCGCCGCTGCGGTCGCGGTGATGAACGGTGCTCAGATCATTAGGGCACATGACGTCCGCGAAACCGTTCAAGCGGTCCGGCTCGCGGCAGCAATATTGGAGCAACGATGAAGTTTTTACGCCTCGCAGCAATTGTCTCGCTCGCCTTCACGGCCGCAGGTTTCACCGATTGCTATAAGCCGGTGACGAACTCCGGATTGCCAAACCACATAAAGACGGTGGCAGTTCCGGCATTTCAGGCCGAGGCGAAGGGGCTACGCTATCGGGTCGAATCGAGGTTTACTGAGGCCGTCAGCCGCGAGATAATCCGCCGCGGCAATGGGCTAAAGGTGCAGGGCACGCTGCAGGGGGCTGATGCCGTTATCGAAGGCACGATCCGCGATTTCACGTTCACCGGCGTTCTTCTCGACCGCGCGGGCCGTGCCCGAGTTTATGAGGTGACGATCGTTTCGGCGGTCACCATTCGCGACCTGAAGGAAGAGAAGATCATCTACGACAACCAGAACTTCGTGTTTCGTGATTCTTTTGAGTTTTCGGAAGACCCGCGGTCGTTTTTCAACGAAGAAGACCCGGCGGTTGAACGCATCGCCCGAGCCTTTGCCGAGTCGGCCGTTTCGGCTTTCGTCAACGGCATCGGAGTTCGCGAAGAGAAGAAGTAGCCGACAAATCAGATGCCAGAGCTCTCAAAGGAACAACTTCGCAACCACATCAAGACCGGCAGCTTCGCTCCGGTCTATTTGCTTTTCGGCAATGAGGCATATCTCCGCGATATTGCCGCGAAGACGATCGCCGACCGGGCATTTGGCGAGGGCGAGCTTCGCGAATTCAATGACGACCGCTTCAGCCTCACTGACCCTGACGACATCGTTCGGGCTCTCGCCGCTGCCGAGCAACTTCCGATGATGGCGGCCCGGCGCGTGATACGCGTTTCGGACGTGCGGGTTGCGGCGACGGGTAACCGCGACACGCTGAAAGAAGACGCTCTTCCTCGGCTCGAGAAATACCTTGCAGATCCGTCCCCGAGCACGCTTCTGATCCTGATCGCCGATGAGCTTAACGGCAACCGCAAAGCGACGAAGCTGCTCAAGCAGTATGCTGCGACGATCGAGTTTGCTCAGCTTGCCGGCCGCGAGCTTGAGGAATGGGTCCGGCGACAGTTTCGCGAGCTCGGTGCCGAAGCGGACGACGCTGCCATTCGGTTCCTGATCGCGACTGCGGGTTCGGAACTACGGCGGCTTTCCAACGAGGTGAAGAAGCTCGCGGCGTCCGCTATGCCCGAGGGCCGCGTAACGGTCGATATGATCGAGGCGGTCGTGCCGCATTCGCGGGAACTTTCGAACTTCGACCTGACCGATAACCTGATCGCCGGCCGCAAAGACAAGGCGATCAAGATCCTCAGAAAACTCCTCGACGATGAAGCCGAACCGCTTATGCTGCTCGGGCTGATCGCCTCGCGTTACCGAAGTTTGCTTGTTGCAAAAGAACTGATGGACCGCGGCGTTGACCGCGGCACTGTCGCAAG
This window harbors:
- the folP gene encoding dihydropteroate synthase, which gives rise to MHWKIARRTLSLERPLVMAILNVTPDSFSDGGRFALLDDALRRVEEIVAEGADIIDIGGESTRPGSQRVSAEDECERVIPVIAAIAKRFDVPVSIDTSKAQVARAATEAGAEIINDIAGLRWDAEIAAVAAASGAGLVLMHSRGEFETMHSEPPVADVIEEVAAGLRRSIAAANERGVMNEQIVLDIGIGFGKTPRQNLELLAKLDKLSSSLPGFPLLVGASRKSFIAKTLGDMPPEARLPASLAAAAVAVMNGAQIIRAHDVRETVQAVRLAAAILEQR
- a CDS encoding LptE family protein, with the protein product MKFLRLAAIVSLAFTAAGFTDCYKPVTNSGLPNHIKTVAVPAFQAEAKGLRYRVESRFTEAVSREIIRRGNGLKVQGTLQGADAVIEGTIRDFTFTGVLLDRAGRARVYEVTIVSAVTIRDLKEEKIIYDNQNFVFRDSFEFSEDPRSFFNEEDPAVERIARAFAESAVSAFVNGIGVREEKK
- the holA gene encoding DNA polymerase III subunit delta, with the translated sequence MPELSKEQLRNHIKTGSFAPVYLLFGNEAYLRDIAAKTIADRAFGEGELREFNDDRFSLTDPDDIVRALAAAEQLPMMAARRVIRVSDVRVAATGNRDTLKEDALPRLEKYLADPSPSTLLILIADELNGNRKATKLLKQYAATIEFAQLAGRELEEWVRRQFRELGAEADDAAIRFLIATAGSELRRLSNEVKKLAASAMPEGRVTVDMIEAVVPHSRELSNFDLTDNLIAGRKDKAIKILRKLLDDEAEPLMLLGLIASRYRSLLVAKELMDRGVDRGTVARRAKIFGPAADEVFAAARRTDRARLATSINKMAAADLAIKTSVGGGGKAGSQMQIEMLVCELAEL